atagaaattcagaattccccgaaaaaatcttgaggttggaagggaGAAACcaccatagaagaaatgagcaaataccacgatttcATGCGTATCGGGGGTtgggaatgcttcgccgaatgccggtcgccacccgatgatctccttcgctggaagaacgccgtgcgccaccatctccttcagattatcttccgtcacatcggagggcgcccactgactctcaaagctttctctttcttccgccatgaatgtgaactggatggtTTGATTTGGTCCGAGATACGGCTGGAAAGGGatggggaatcggagcggtggacgcggggagaaatttcgtgaagtttttgaggatggattagagcggattgatgaaccctagtttGGCCAGCGCAGTTTTGTACTGTAGCAGGGaatggggaaaatggcgagtctcggcggggaagacgaagagacGTTTTATTTCACTTCGGTGCttttagggtatcgggagtgctAACAGGCCTGGGCCTgcacagtacttcagcccaattttatttccagcgtggcccgttgtgatccttagggacttaggcactttttgctttggcaatttgtgctcacaatgatgtggcccaatgctgttaaaatcctttttaatgcGGTTTGACAATTCTTTGGAATTAACACGATGCAAACAAAAGGTGCCCGACAAGAAGGTGTTATACTATTTTTGTAAGCCttattaggctgcaaaagctgtttgggttgattTGAGATGACTAATTTATTAAGGGTCATTAtcttagcatgttatatgcttaattTGGTTATGGTGAGAGTCATAGCTTAGGCTATTAGACTCGTTGATTACCATGATTTTTATCAtgtttggtggatcattttaagagtttcttacTCAGATTCCTAtcaaatatgtctatttttggaccttttgaGTGTTCATCACTCGGCCCTTTTCGTATCTTTTATCCTTTAATGTTCAAGTTGAGAAGCAGTCGGTTGGGTATTTTACTAAGTACCGTGCATGCTTCGCTATAAAACCACTTGGTTCTTGActacatgtttagtttttcaactaatcacatagtcgggggctacacctaattaggtgcatctactcgatgcaccatattttattttcgcccttcgcagtctttgattttagcactcggcaagctggagcaagttgaattgaaaCACTCGGATTACTGTTTTTTGTATCGAGAAGGCTATTTtgtcaactgcgaaggtctcgggggctactgtggagattatggataccccatatctacatgacagttataatttagtcggatatacggtaccaaatatagatagaatatctttatgaggactcgggttagtttttaacttgtatgtcaaggaaatacccgagatcttagtcggttacgattgtattttatctgtaattacaTGTTCcattagggatatggactgtactttgtaaagcggactcctgcccctatataaggagggtccgtgtgcctctcggggcacgattcttttttccagtttatacaatcaataacacactcggcggaataaTCCCCGGACagaagtagggtattacttcttgaataaaaaggcctgaacctgtataaaattcttcgtctccaaacccatccactttcctagcttaatagccaccccttttattattgccgaaatcttgtttcgacactaTTTAGGCAGGGGTAGAGctacattaattaatttgcccaGGAACCTAGTAAAAAAACTTTTTAGTTggtttaaattaaatttaagcAACCGCATCAATCTAAATTTAGATCAAAGTAGAGTAATGCAAACTCTCGCCATTTCGTTATAGCTCTAGATCTAGCCCTATATTTAGGCACGTAGCTATCTAGTCTTAATCTACTATACTCTCTCTTTAATGGACGCATGCTTATCCGGAATGTAATATCTGTTGATCAGCTCGTACACCAGATATATATGGTCCAAATTTTTATGACCTTTTTGAGTCATACTGCactgaaaattaaaaaagagtaaaagaaaagttgtacGAATGCTGAAGCTAGTCTCTGCATGCATATGGCAGCGTCGGTACGTGCAAGGTCGATCGGTAGgtacaagaagaagaagctgaaAAAAGCTATGGCCGTCGTTGAGCCATGCATCAAATGTAATGTATGCCTTTTGTTTGTGTTAATTCCACTATATATACTTGCATgcctaattatatatgttgctaAACAAGCTAGCACCTGCTGGCTGTGACATAGCAACCTTATCCATCTGGAGTATAATTAAGCATCAAAATCGATCGAGAtcgtttttcctttttgaaacaaTGGCAGCTCGTACTGTACTACGGAATGAAACTTTCCATGCATACACTCGTATTAAttgaatttcagttttttttttctaaaggagGTGGTTACCTGAGACTTAATTAcagctatatatacatatatattgctaTTAGATAAAATTGACCATGGTGTTGTAAGAAATTGACCATGCAGATCAGTAAACTAGCTAgctgaaaaaaaagttagtgcCTTATACTGATGTGTATAGCCAATTAGCCATTGTGAAAGTTAATTACCTAAGAACTTTCTGAATACAGTAATTAGCTTCATCAGGATTGTGTGATAGTTAATTACCTCAAAGCATTCTGAATACAATAATTAGCTCAATCCTAATGAAAGCTATAAGTAATGTATTCAGAAAGCTCGAAGGTAATTAACTTTTAGAATGGACACTTTGTGAGCTTATCTTATGAGACAACTTGAACATGTATAACATTGTTCTCATTGTTATTGATCGATGTATGATATAATATATGGCATCCTAGCTATAGAAATGACTTGCCgagcttgtttggtttgatgctAATTTTTAccctatcaaaatttttataactttaataATGACACATGCatgtttggtttgataccaaAATTTATCTACAATAATTCAAATTCACTGCTACAAAATTTAGTAGTAACCAAAACTTACCAATGTTCTgacactaccaaaattttggtagagaAAAATTAGCTTCGAACCAAACTAGCCCGCATTTCTGCATTGAGAACTAATTAATGCCTTAACTCAAGTTCAATTGCCCGGATAGCAGCaatggattaattaagtttcCTCTCTTTAGCTAATTTCTACCCGGCCTACTGGTTCGACGTACAATTCAAGCATGATTAAGTACTTACTATCGAACTATGCATGGATCGACGTACTGTCTTGCGTTACTTTACTAAGTTCATAGCTAGCTCAGCCACGCACGCATGCATATGCAGCACATTGCACCCTCTGGTTCAAAAGCAAATTCATAGTCAAATTAGCTTTATATCCGATCCGCGTTTCAATGGCATTAGAAACGTCATGAAACTTTAGTACTAGCTAGTAAATCATTAATAACTAGGAGTAGAACTAGAGGATATATATGCTTGTGAAAATATATAACTTGCCCTCTACTACTTtggaaaatgatttttggagatGCTCTCGGATTGCAGACGGTCCATATATGGGGCCAACCGTCTATGCAATACATTAACGTATTCCAGCTATTTCTATAGTCGTGTgtccactactggagaaaccatctttactggGTTGGGCAAAAATTACATTAGCCCTGGTTCaaataggaaccgggactaaaaatgatctttagtcctggttcaaaagCTCAggggtactttttgatctttatacatcatttttagtcccggttcaattACTGTCAGGCTATGTTAGATGGCaaacaaaccgggactaaaaatcgtatcgttaatcccggttggtattaccaaccgggagtaaatatcaATCTCCCAGGTCTTAGCATCTCTCACATTCACTCTCTGCCTTTATCTTTATACATCACGTACTTAATTCCTCtttatcccctctcctcctcctccactcctctctctccttctcatccttcccttcccctctccctccttatcctcctccccttctcctcgcaGAGGGtgtccccttcccctctccctccttctcctcctcctccccttctacTCGCAAAGGGTGGCGCCTGAGGgccgcaggaggcggcggcaggcgcaGCCGTCGCATGCGGAGGGCGGGGCTTGGCTGCGGCGGCCAGCGCGGAGGGTGGGGCCTAGCTGCGGCGGCCAATGCAGAGGGCCGCAGGCAGCAGCGCAGGCGTGGCTGTGCCGCGCGGAGAGCTGTAGGCCGCGGCGGATtatgttgttgttgatgatttgtgatgatttgaggatgattttgttgttgtaaATGATTTGGGATTATGTTGTTATGGATGATTTGTGATGTCAGGAGATGACATtgttgttgtgaatgatttgggattaTGTTTTTGTGGATATTTTGGATGTCAGGAGATAATATTTTGATATTGGAATGATTTGGGGATGGCGTAAGATATGCaagatagcaaaaaaaaaataaaaaaagaaaaaagctttAGTCCcataacaacaaccgggactaaagatggaaaCACTAGCCACGTGGCgttaccatctttagtcccagttgataaCACCCTATGCCCATGTTACCATCTTtagttatttcaaccgggactaaacatgggcatctttagtcccggaatCATAGTTCCGGttgtataaccgggactaagggGTTACGAACTGGCATTAAAAACCCTTTCTCCCGCAGTGGTCTAAAATCaaggaaaatatattgtttCACTAAATGAATGGAAATGAAAACATCGAATgacatatattaattaattgacaTAAATATATGACGCAAGACCAATTCTATGTCAATTAATAGACGTCGTTCGATGCTTCCATCACCATTCATTCAGTCAAACAACATATTTCTCCTGATTTTAGACGCATGTATAggacgcaaaaaaaaaaaaatctagaaacaTATTTCCTCAAGTTTTGAATACGGCGGCAGCGTCAGGGCCCGACGTGATCGAATGCGGCAGTGACACCAGTCGCAAAGTGCAAATTAAGGGTTGGACACTTATATATTGATGACTTATAATTACCCTCAGTAGTAAGGTAGGTAATTTTCACATTTAATATGTATATCATTTCCGAAAATACCCTTACAAATAAATTGTTAGATTTCATTTATACTAATTTGTGTGGTTATATTATACCCTTATCACTAGTATGGTGGGAGTGGATTTTGATCTCTCGAGGGGATGTCCTATCGTTGTTTACATAtcacttaaatggttatgaTAACATGTATTatcatgtgatatatcactccataaatatAGAGTAAAATACAGTAGCGGCCCTTAAACTTGCGGGCGGATGTCATCCAGGTCAACTAACTTGCAAATCGTGTAATTAGGCCACTAAACTTGCTAAATGTACCATCGCCGGTCCAAAATGCCGTTTGACCGCGGTCGCGccgacgtggcatgccacgtgcaTAGCTGAGCTGGCCCGCACCGTGCGTGACACACCGCCCACGCCTTGTTGTTTTTCATCCAGGTCCCTCTCTTTTTCTCATTTGGTTTCCACCACTGCTTCTTCTTCCCCGGAGCGCCCAAAATCTGAGCGGCGACTAGGGATGCGATTGAGGGCAAGGTTTGGTGGCGGAGCAGGTCGCGGCAGGTTCAGCGGCGGAGCAGGTCTCGGCAGGGTTCGGCGACGGAGTATGTCGTGGCAAGGTTCTTCGGCGGAGTAGGTCTCGGCGGGCTtcggcggcgaaggcgatggCAGGCTCGAGCTCCAGTAGGAGCACAACACGATCGGCGACGGAAATATCCAGGCAAGGTAAAACCTTTCCATCTCCCATTCGGTACCTGGAGAGTAGTTTGTTGAAGTCAGTTGGTTTATTCATTTTTAATGTGCAGAATGGTGGATGCAAATTATGGCAGTGGTATGAACCAGGGACAACGCCGTATTTGAAGCAGGTTTTGAATGATTTAGTCAGCACTGTTCGTGAAGTGAAGACAGAGAACTCTGAAATTAGAGCATCCCTTGCCAACTCAAGAGCTGTGATTGATGGACTTGTTACTGAATGCAATGTCTATGAAGCAAAGAGCATGGGACAAAAAGAGGAATGTGGCTCATTTGCTGAAATGGCATGTAGAATCAAGATGTTAGAAGAGAGTAGACGATTTATGTTGTCAGTAATTGTTGGTTTTGTAGTAGTCATATTTGCACTATTGCTTCTTAGGTAGATACCAAAGTTTGATGGATATGGATGTATTGGTGCTGGTGTGTTTTGTGTCAGCTAATAAGGCACTTGAGTGACCTTTTGTGTATGCTGAATCTGAACCATGTATGAAAAATGTATGCTAAATGCTATTATGTGAAGCTGAAATATGAGATTTTGTTCTGAAAATCgacatctctaattttttttcagcagACAATTGTTATTTTGTTCTAGCTTATGAAATGTCCTGTAAAACGTCATCTGGAAATAGCAAACATGCATCATGCATTACAGGCAGTAATTTCCCATATTCATCACAATACCAAATTTCTGGCATTTAGTAGTATTTCTAGTACTACATTCAGTGAACACATGTCTGGCATCACAAAATTCCCATGTTCTATCACAAAATAGCCACAAGTTTGGCAGCACAAAATCAAGCAAGCATGCCCATGAAATCCATACAGGGTTCAAATTTTGGCATAACAAAGTACTACTAGCACTAAAGGACCATCAAACATATGGTCTAACACATATCACTTGTTTGTAGCAGTAGCTTTCTTCCTGGGAGCTCTGTTCTTTGAAGTAGTAGCAGCAACTCCTGAAACTCCTTCAGTTGTACACTTCCTTTTGTTGGCCCtagattttctctcttttgttgcTGTGGTCATAGGGGTAGATACTACAGCTGGCTGGTTTGAAAGGATGTACTGGTTATCTGGGAGAGGACCATGTGTAGTTTCCATTTGACTCACTTGTGATGATTCCTCAAACATCTGTGTAACCATAGGATTAGGAACTTGTGATAGTAATTGGTCATAGGCAGACTGAGATTGGGTCAACACCTACAAGTTTACAAAGGTAATTAAGATAGAGTTATAATAGGGTAGTGATAATAGAGTGATAAGATAGAGTATTGTTTCATTACCTCTGCTGGTTCTTGCTCAGATTCATGCCACTCTTTTGTAGAACTTGCAGCTGGGATCCTACTTGTCTTCAGTTTGGGTCTGAGTCCAGCCTTTCTCAGTGGGCACCCTTTCTTGTTATGTCCAGGCTCTTTGCAGTAAGAGCAGTGCATCTCCACACCATGCTTGGACATTTTAGGCCCATTTTTTCCCTGTACCTCATATGGTGCTTTCCTCCTAGACTTAGGTGGTCTGCCAACCTTTTTCTCATATATTGGAGGCTTCACTTCTGGCCCATTCACCTAAGCCCACTTAGTCATATCATTGTAGGGCCAAATGTTAAATGCATATGCTCTGGAGAATGCTTCTAAACTATAGCAGGGTGGAAGAATTGACTCAGCACTAATTCTCTCACTCCTTAAGCATGAGATAGCATGGTTACAAGGGATGCCTGTTAGATCCCATTTCCTGCAGTCACAATGTTTAGCACTAAGGTCAACAATGTACTTGAAATTCCTATCTTCCACCTGAAAAATCCCTTTCCCGGCTGACAAAACATAACATGTGTTTGCCATATCTGCATTTTTCAGTACTTTCTTCCTGATCTTGGGGCATATAGGCCCATGCCATTGCTCTGCCACTTCTTTCTGCTTACTGTAATGCCTACTCATTAGTTGGCTTTTGATCTTTTCAAACATACTTAGGATTGGCAATTCCCTAGCTTCTAAGATATACTTGTTGAATACTTCACAATTATTGTTCAATAAGATATCACACTTAGGGAATTCACTAAAATAAGCTCTGACCCAAGTTTTAGGAGGCATCTTTTGAAGCCACTCATATGCATCCTGATTAAGAGATTTCATTTCTTCCATGTTGGCATTCCACTCAACCTCTGAACTTGATCTAGCACATGCCCATAACTGGTTTTTCAGATTCTCACCTTTGAAATGTACCTGAAAATTGGAGTACAGATGTCTAACACAGAATCTGTGTTCTGAATCAGGGAAAATCTGTTGGACAGCTGGTATAAGACCCTGTGTTATGTAAAAACAAACATAAGAACAATTTGAAatatttcagattataagaacAAAACTTGTTATGTAACctataagaaaaataaagaacagGTATACCTTTTGCTTACCAGTCATTATTGTCCATGGGTAGGTATTGTCAATGCCCAGGTCTTCCTTTAGGGTCTGTAGAAACCATCTCCAAGACCTCAATGACTCTGTCTCAACCACAGCTATTGCAATTGGATATATGCAATCGTTAGGGTCAATACCTACTGCTGTTAGGATCTGTCCACCAAATTTAGTCTTGATGTGGCAACCATCCAAACATATCAAAGGCCTACATCCACTCAAAGACCCTCTCTTACATGCATCAAAGGACATGTAACATGTGCTGAAACAACTATCTACCAAGTTCAAAAAGAAGCAACTGCCTAGATTAGACCTTCTTAGCTCAGCCCCATAGTTCCACAACTGATTATATTGCTGAATCTCATCACCATATATGTCCTTGAAGGCCAATCTCCTTGCCCTGGCTAGCTTGCTTCTAGATGGAGTCAGATTCCATTCTAATTGGACTAACTTTGCAAACCCTCCAAGTGTCATCTTATCATTTGCTCTA
The sequence above is drawn from the Oryza glaberrima chromosome 10, OglaRS2, whole genome shotgun sequence genome and encodes:
- the LOC127753347 gene encoding uncharacterized protein LOC127753347, yielding MDNNDWVLYQLSNRFSLIQNTDSVLDICTPIFRYISKVNGPEVKPPIYEKKVGRPPKSRRKAPYEVQGKNGPKMSKHGVEMHCSYCKEPGHNKKGCPLRKAGLRPKLKTSRIPAASSTKEWHESEQEPAEVLTQSQSAYDQLLSQVPNPMVTQMFEESSQVSQMETTHGPLPDNQYILSNQPAVVSTPMTTATKERKSRANKRKCTTEGVSGVAATTSKNRAPRKKATATNK